In Coriobacteriaceae bacterium, a single window of DNA contains:
- a CDS encoding DNA-binding protein — MLTTKEAAELLGITPRRVQELIKNGALEARKASGVWLIDKDSIDTRLRSVTKTGGRPRRGHGKSEIAFTLMNRTHEVAQLVYSTSRKDFTHIGADIDYAHAPIGVFGPNSPISLDSFRIWWRGRGIPLARIGLASLLAEAAVDVPDELVQRNLGLSLSDQYWIRPQGSGLAWEDINFFNNAFDDVSLTIAPFAPEGKAAVAKPDNTSDGNLQKYWTCEGGRRILHKAGAHLNQEPYNELVATALHRRILNACDYVPYSLEGMGTSALSICDVFLTDEEEYVPAFYVNQHANADERLTDHERYVANCEELGVTGVKDALDRMIVCDDIIANYDRHWRNFGLVRNVNTLTCRPAPIFDSGSSLWCNISLEELRAGEHSFTSAQFHSSPAKQMLLVEDMGWFDGDKLEGFVDEAIETLSRNDALTARLPYLKEALTWRLRRMIDIAEWS; from the coding sequence ATGCTTACTACCAAGGAAGCCGCTGAACTGCTCGGCATCACTCCGCGCAGGGTGCAGGAGCTCATAAAAAACGGAGCACTTGAGGCCCGGAAGGCTTCTGGCGTGTGGCTTATCGACAAAGACAGCATCGACACGCGACTCCGCTCCGTGACCAAAACGGGAGGACGTCCCCGCCGCGGCCACGGTAAGAGCGAGATCGCATTCACCCTCATGAACCGCACGCACGAAGTCGCCCAGCTGGTCTACAGCACATCGCGAAAAGACTTTACCCACATCGGTGCCGACATAGATTACGCCCACGCCCCTATTGGAGTATTTGGCCCTAATAGCCCCATATCGCTCGACTCCTTCCGCATCTGGTGGCGCGGCCGCGGTATCCCGCTCGCACGCATTGGGCTAGCCTCCCTGCTTGCAGAAGCCGCAGTCGATGTTCCCGACGAACTTGTCCAGCGAAATCTCGGCCTCTCCCTATCCGATCAGTATTGGATTAGACCCCAAGGTTCCGGTCTCGCTTGGGAGGATATCAACTTCTTCAATAATGCATTCGACGACGTCTCGTTGACCATTGCGCCCTTTGCCCCCGAGGGTAAAGCGGCCGTTGCAAAGCCCGACAACACCTCGGACGGCAATCTTCAAAAGTACTGGACATGCGAGGGCGGGCGCCGAATTCTGCATAAGGCAGGAGCACACCTGAACCAGGAACCTTATAACGAGCTGGTGGCGACCGCGCTCCACCGTCGCATCCTAAACGCCTGCGATTATGTGCCTTACTCGCTCGAGGGCATGGGCACTTCCGCCCTGAGCATATGCGATGTCTTCTTAACTGATGAAGAAGAGTATGTCCCTGCGTTCTATGTAAACCAGCACGCAAACGCAGATGAACGGCTAACCGACCACGAGCGATATGTAGCAAACTGCGAGGAGCTCGGAGTGACAGGCGTCAAGGATGCCCTTGACCGCATGATCGTATGCGACGACATCATCGCCAACTATGACCGCCATTGGCGTAACTTTGGCCTCGTGCGAAACGTCAACACGCTAACCTGCAGACCTGCCCCCATCTTCGATTCGGGCTCATCACTCTGGTGCAACATATCACTAGAGGAGCTTAGGGCGGGAGAGCACAGTTTTACCAGTGCACAATTTCATTCAAGCCCCGCCAAACAAATGTTGCTCGTCGAAGACATGGGCTGGTTTGACGGCGACAAACTCGAAGGCTTCGTTGACGAGGCAATCGAGACCCTGTCCAGAAACGACGCGCTCACG